The window GACAATGGTCACCTCCTCTGCTCAGGTATGTCTGGACTTCCTGTACTAGAGAATGATCCTTtagttcattcagacagtggaacagattgatggatttctctggagaGGGATTCTCCCTGATCTTCTCCTTGATGTAGttgactgtttcctctttgctgtgagagcttcttttcctctgtgtcagtaggccttgtaagagagtctgattggactccagtgagagacccagaaggaagcggaggaaaaggtccagatGTTCATTCTCACTCTGTAAGGCCTTGTCCACTGCATTCATAAGGAAGTCAGACATGGTGGATCTTTTAAAGAGacctttcttttgctgttttaacacatttttctttttagagatgaaggagagaaatgcatataaagcagccagaaactcctgaaTGCTCAGATGCACAAAGCTGAACACCTTCCCCAGGTGAAGCCCAAACTCCTCTCTGAAGATTTGGGTACACACTCCTGAGTACACTGACACTACTttgacatcaatgccacactctcttaggtcttcctcatagaagatcaggttgcccttttccagctgttggaaagccagttttcccagtgccagaATTGTCTTTTTAGTCTGTTGAGGATCAGTGTCAGTGTTTCCATGGTACtttctgtccttgtgtttgatctgaaagatcagaaagtgtgtgaacatttgagtcagagtcttggggatttctccactctctgcttcacccaacattctctctagaacagtggctgcaatccaacagaagactggaatgtgacacatgatgtagaggcttcttgatgacttcatgtgtgtgatgattttgttggccaggctctgatcactgattctcttcctgaagtactcctctttctgaggGTCACTGAACCCTCGTACCTCTGTTACCTGAtcaacacactcaggagggatctgattggctgctgcaggtcgagaggttatccagaggagagcagagggaagcagattccccttgatgaggtttgtcagAAGCACATCCACCGAGGTCGACTCTGTTACATTCCACAAGTTCTCATTGTTCTGGAAATCTAGAGGAAGTCgacactcatccagaccatcaaagatgaaaatgactttgtaaGCATCACAGtgtattaattgtaattgttttgtttctgggaaAAAGTGATGAAGCAGATCCATCAGACTGAACATTTTCTCCTTcatcaaattcagctccctaaaaggaagtggaaatatgaagaGGACGTCCTGAtttgctcttccttcagcccagtCCAGAATGAACTTCTGAACAGAGACCGTTTTCCCAATTCCAGCAactcctttagtcagcactcttctgatgggtttgtctttaaagagctcattgcatttgatgggtgtctcctgtgttgctggtctcctggatgctgtctcaatctgtctcacctcgtgttcattattgacctctccactccctccctctgtgatgtaaAGCTCGgtgtagatctcattcagaagAGTTGAGCTTCCTTGTTGGGAAATTCCTTCATTAATTCTTTTAAATTTATCCATTAGTTTGTGTTTGAGATTTCGTTGATATTCAGAGAATAGCTCTAATAAACAGAAGAACATgatcacaaatattttattttcttgttatcTTTGATGTTGAAGTAATTTATCAAAACCCTGAAACACTTTGCCCAAACAAAGAGGACAAAATTTAGTTATAGTGATACTGCCATCATAAAGCCATGATCCAGAGCTCTTACTGGTCTGTAGTGTGTTAGCGAGGTCTGTCTGGTTCATGTTTCTCAGGACGTGCAGTGTGATCTTCAGCACCCCCTCTCTGGCACTGCtctgatcctcctcatcctccacctcactctcagagcatgctgggtaatctgGACTCAGCAGCTTCTTAAACCTCTTCAGCTCCTTCTTCACCAGAGAGATGACTCTGTGCTCCAGCTCCTGGTTAGGAATAAacagcaacttacaatcataaAAACACCACAATGATACACAGATGAttatatgattttgttttatgatggaGAAGACTCTGGCAGTGTTgctgtactttaaaaaaaagtttaaaaaaaaagtaatccatTACTCATTACTTCTCTAAAATTGTAATGGGATTACTTTACTCATTACTTCAAGGAACAGTAATCTCGTTACTTCATTGTTACATCCTAAAATCCAAATATACTAGAATCTCCCAGATACATACAGACCTTGAATGTGGACTCCAATTGTTTTCTGTTGGTGAGTACtgatttttctctttgtacACTGTGGACAAACACAACAGACTTTTATGGAGGAATATGTAGCACATTCATACCTGTACAACACACAATTATATAGATCAGTAGATATTATACTGGATTATATTATCAACACTTGTGTTTCTACATTTCATAACAGATCTGTGATGCTGCCTGGTGTGTGGCAGCAGAAAGGATGAAGATGCAGGTGTGAGTGTAGAAACTCAAAAAGGCTGTTAATAGAAAGTGAAAGTAAAGCAAATGTGCTAAACACACTCAGCCACAAGAAGACAAAGATCGACAAACAAGAACAGGAAGACAGGAAACAGGAGAAGTATATACATGGAGGAATCTGGGAAGAGAACAATGCAGAGACTAAGGACAAGTGGATGGAATGGTGGGAGGAGTTAGGCTGGGGAGTGGCAGGAATGGTGGGTGGAGTTAGACTGGAGAGTGGCAGGAATGGTGGGAGGAGTTAGGCTTGGGTGTGGCAGGAATGGTGGGAGGAGTTAGGCTGGGGAGTGGCAGGAATggtgggaggagcagagagaaggacaacacacagatacaacaataaacaaaggaCGACACGGgaaagcaaaacagacaaagGGGCTCCTTTACAAGATGATTTGTTAGAAAATaagatttatattatattatatttttttatttatagagcGCATTTACCACAACAGCAATGATCAAAGTGCTGTGGAAAGTTAGGAAAAATGTCTTAACAAAAAcctgtgaaatgtaaaacaaaaggaaatgtgCCATCAAACATAAACATGGACAgagaaatgaaaatgtcagaGTAAAAAGAAGTGTTTGAAATCTGCAcaagagagagcagagctgatATCAGNNNNNNNNNNNNNNNNNNNNNNNNNNNNNNNNNNNNNNNNNNNNNNNNN is drawn from Electrophorus electricus isolate fEleEle1 chromosome 22, fEleEle1.pri, whole genome shotgun sequence and contains these coding sequences:
- the LOC113569311 gene encoding NACHT, LRR and PYD domains-containing protein 12-like — protein: MNQTDLANTLQTKLFSEYQRNLKHKLMDKFKRINEGISQQGSSTLLNEIYTELYITEGGSGEVNNEHEVRQIETASRRPATQETPIKCNELFKDKPIRRVLTKGVAGIGKTVSVQKFILDWAEGRANQDVLFIFPLPFRELNLMKEKMFSLMDLLHHFFPETKQLQLIHCDAYKVIFIFDGLDECRLPLDFQNNENLWNVTESTSVDVLLTNLIKGNLLPSALLWITSRPAAANQIPPECVDQVTEVRGFSDPQKEEYFRKRISDQSLANKIITHMKSSRSLYIMCHIPVFCWIAATVLERMLGEAESGEIPKTLTQMFTHFLIFQIKHKDRKYHGNTDTDPQQTKKTILALGKLAFQQLEKGNLIFYEEDLRECGIDVKVVSVYSGVCTQIFREEFGLHLGKVFSFVHLSIQEFLAALYAFLSFISKKKNVLKQQKKGLFKRSTMSDFLMNAVDKALQSENEHLDLFLRFLLGLSLESNQTLLQGLLTQRKRSSHSKEETVNYIKEKIRENPSPEKSINLFHCLNELKDHSLVQEVQTYLSRGGDHCLHGASLSPAQWSALVFVLLNSEEELDEFDLSKFDPSEECLLRLLPVVTASRKAVLDKCSITDEGCAALASALRSNPSSHLRELNLNFNKPGDSGVKQLSTLLEDPHCKLEKLELVNCSITDEGCAALASALRSNPSSHLRELNLSLNKPRDSGVKQLSALLEDLHCKLEKLQLDNCSITDKGCAALASALRSNPSSHLRELNLNYNKPGDSGVKQLSALLEDPHCKLEKLQLVNCSITEKSCAALASALRSNPSSHLRELNLNYNKPGDSGVKQLSALLKDPHCKLEKLQLYNCSITDDGCAALSSALRSNPSSHLRELNLNYNKPGDSGVKQLSALLKEPHCKLEKLQLDKCSITDEGCAALASALRSNPSSHLRELNLNFNKPGDSGVKQLSTLLEDPHCKLEKLDIRPLLR